The following proteins come from a genomic window of Sphaerisporangium rubeum:
- a CDS encoding molybdopterin-containing oxidoreductase family protein, with translation MTAELNVLGACPLDCPDTCSWVVTVRDGEAVRLRGNPDQPYTRGSLCVKVNRYVEHSKAADRILYPMRRTGPKGSGRFERVTWDEALDEIAERLTAIVAEHGGEAIWPYQGTGTLGYIQGETGQAGRRLWNALGASFHDLNICSRAGNTGLRITNGTPGGMDPETFALSRLILLWGTNTLTSGHHLWKFVQRARADGAHVVAIDPIRTRTADQCDEHLAIRPGTDAALALALLHVVLDEDAQDQDYLDRHTKGWDGFEREIRRYPPEVAEEITGIPAKDIRALGRRLAHTRPTGIRATMGLQRHRGGGTALRTIAAIAGVTGDWRHPGGGVSYSTSAHVPIQADTRPGLLPAGPVRTLTMTRLAEGLEDTADPVKCLWVYAANPMGSTSDQNRVRRGLLRDDLFTVVMEQFPTDTVDYADIVLPATMQFEHTDLHAGYGHMYLMWNEPAVPPPGECLSTTETFRRVARRLGLTDPSLYDSDLDIARELLSGGHPYLEGVTVERLRAEGWVRLNVPDPFVPFTEGFPTASGRLEFPGPGEAYVEPFTARAAGPYRLALITPASHTFLNTIFGNNPELTRRAGTPKVLVNEKDAADRGLRDGARVRVFNDNGEMAAELEISDRVAPGVVMTPKGHWPKLSPGGVNANVLVDERDADMGRGAVYHDNLVEVAPEDGAGVTASA, from the coding sequence ATGACCGCAGAGTTGAACGTCCTCGGCGCCTGTCCCCTGGACTGCCCGGACACCTGCTCCTGGGTGGTCACGGTCCGGGACGGCGAGGCGGTGCGCCTGCGAGGCAACCCCGACCAGCCGTACACCCGGGGCTCGTTGTGCGTGAAGGTCAATCGTTACGTCGAGCACAGCAAGGCCGCCGACCGCATCCTGTACCCGATGCGCAGGACCGGCCCCAAGGGCTCGGGACGGTTCGAGCGCGTCACGTGGGACGAGGCGCTCGACGAGATCGCGGAACGGCTCACCGCCATCGTCGCCGAGCACGGCGGCGAGGCCATCTGGCCCTACCAGGGGACCGGGACGCTCGGCTACATCCAGGGGGAGACCGGCCAGGCGGGACGCCGGCTGTGGAACGCGCTCGGCGCGTCCTTCCACGACCTGAACATCTGCTCGCGGGCCGGCAACACGGGGCTGCGGATCACCAACGGCACCCCCGGCGGCATGGACCCCGAGACGTTCGCCCTGTCGCGGCTGATCCTGCTGTGGGGCACCAACACCCTGACCAGTGGCCACCACCTGTGGAAGTTCGTGCAGCGCGCGCGAGCGGACGGCGCGCACGTGGTGGCGATCGACCCGATCAGGACGCGGACCGCCGACCAGTGCGACGAGCACCTGGCGATCCGGCCGGGCACCGACGCGGCGCTGGCGCTCGCGCTGCTGCACGTGGTGCTGGACGAAGACGCGCAGGACCAGGACTATCTGGACCGGCACACCAAGGGGTGGGACGGCTTCGAGCGGGAGATCCGCCGGTATCCGCCTGAGGTGGCCGAGGAGATCACCGGCATCCCGGCCAAGGACATCCGCGCGCTCGGCAGGCGTCTCGCGCACACCCGGCCGACCGGCATCCGCGCCACGATGGGCCTGCAGCGGCACCGCGGCGGCGGCACCGCGCTGCGCACCATCGCCGCCATCGCGGGGGTCACCGGCGACTGGCGGCACCCCGGCGGCGGCGTCTCGTACTCCACCAGCGCTCACGTGCCGATCCAGGCCGACACCCGGCCCGGCCTGCTTCCTGCCGGGCCGGTGCGCACGCTGACCATGACGCGGCTCGCCGAAGGGCTGGAGGACACGGCCGACCCGGTCAAGTGCCTGTGGGTGTACGCGGCCAACCCGATGGGGAGCACGTCCGACCAGAACCGTGTGCGCCGCGGCCTGCTGAGGGACGATCTGTTCACCGTGGTCATGGAGCAGTTCCCCACCGACACCGTGGACTACGCCGACATCGTGCTGCCGGCCACCATGCAGTTCGAGCACACCGACCTGCACGCCGGGTACGGCCACATGTACCTGATGTGGAACGAACCGGCCGTGCCGCCGCCGGGTGAGTGCCTGTCCACGACCGAGACGTTCCGCCGGGTGGCGCGGCGCCTCGGCCTCACGGACCCGTCGCTGTACGACTCCGATCTGGACATCGCCAGGGAGTTGCTGTCCGGCGGCCACCCCTACCTTGAGGGGGTCACCGTGGAGCGGCTGCGTGCCGAGGGGTGGGTGCGGCTCAACGTACCCGACCCGTTCGTGCCGTTCACCGAGGGGTTCCCCACGGCGTCGGGGAGGCTGGAGTTCCCCGGGCCGGGTGAGGCGTACGTCGAGCCGTTCACCGCGCGGGCCGCCGGGCCGTACCGGCTCGCCTTGATCACTCCGGCGTCGCACACGTTCCTCAACACGATCTTCGGCAACAACCCCGAGCTGACCCGCCGCGCCGGGACGCCGAAGGTCCTGGTCAACGAGAAGGACGCCGCCGACCGCGGGCTGCGTGACGGGGCACGCGTGCGGGTGTTCAACGACAACGGCGAGATGGCCGCCGAGCTGGAGATCAGCGACCGGGTGGCGCCGGGGGTGGTCATGACGCCGAAGGGCCACTGGCCGAAGCTCAGCCCCGGCGGGGTCAACGCCAACGTGCTGGTGGACGAGCGCGACGCCGACATGGGCCGCGGCGCCGTGTACCACGACAACCTGGTGGAGGTCGCGCCGGAGGACGGCGCCGGCGTCACAGCGTCAGCTTGA
- the mgrA gene encoding L-glyceraldehyde 3-phosphate reductase: MTYTAADERYGRQPYNRSGRSGLKLPAVSLGLWHNFGDDKPIETQRATLRRAFDLGVTHFDLANNYGPPAGTAERNFGTIFAQDFRPYRDELIISTKAGYDMWPGPYGEWGSRKYVLASLDQSLGRMGLDYVDIFYSHRPDPDTPLEETMGALDTAVRSGRALYAGISNYSPEQTRQAARLLREMGTPLLIHQPRYSMFDRWIEDGLLDVLEEVGAGCIPFSPLAQGILTDRYLGGIPEDSRAAKERFLRPAQLTDDVLRRVRALNDVAAGRGQSLAQMALAWALRDRRVTSVLIGASGVRQLEDNVAAVDNLEFSPDELAAIEKEIAQPGAPLV, translated from the coding sequence GTGACGTACACGGCGGCGGACGAGCGCTACGGCAGGCAGCCCTACAACCGGTCGGGACGGAGCGGGCTGAAGCTCCCGGCGGTGTCGCTCGGGCTCTGGCACAACTTCGGGGACGACAAGCCGATCGAGACGCAGCGGGCCACGCTGCGGCGTGCGTTCGACCTCGGGGTGACGCACTTCGACCTGGCCAACAACTACGGCCCGCCGGCCGGCACGGCGGAGCGCAACTTCGGCACGATCTTCGCGCAGGACTTCCGTCCGTACCGCGACGAGCTGATCATCTCGACCAAGGCCGGGTACGACATGTGGCCCGGCCCGTACGGCGAGTGGGGTTCGCGCAAGTACGTGCTCGCGAGCCTGGACCAGTCGTTGGGCCGCATGGGTCTCGACTACGTCGACATCTTCTACAGCCACCGTCCCGACCCCGACACTCCGCTCGAGGAGACGATGGGTGCGCTGGACACGGCCGTGCGGTCGGGCCGCGCGCTGTACGCGGGTATCTCCAACTACTCGCCTGAGCAGACCAGGCAGGCGGCGCGGCTGCTGCGCGAGATGGGGACGCCGCTGCTCATCCACCAGCCCCGGTACTCGATGTTCGACCGCTGGATCGAGGACGGCCTGCTCGACGTGCTGGAGGAGGTCGGCGCGGGCTGCATCCCGTTCTCTCCGCTGGCGCAGGGCATCCTGACCGATCGTTACCTCGGTGGGATCCCGGAGGACTCGCGTGCGGCCAAGGAGCGGTTCCTGCGGCCGGCGCAGCTCACCGACGACGTGTTGCGCCGGGTGCGCGCGCTGAACGACGTCGCCGCGGGCCGCGGCCAGTCGCTGGCGCAGATGGCGCTCGCGTGGGCCCTGCGTGACCGCCGGGTCACGTCGGTGCTGATCGGCGCGAGCGGTGTGCGGCAGCTTGAGGACAACGTCGCCGCGGTGGACAACCTGGAGTTCTCCCCCGACGAGCTGGCCGCCATCGAGAAGGAGATCGCGCAGCCGGGTGCGCCGCTGGTGTGA
- a CDS encoding phospholipid carrier-dependent glycosyltransferase, translating to MIDRHRLIVVLLVLAAVLRAVTMAGYSPAWLYWYDSFSYLDVAARPRPSLGFHPSGYPLFLWLLRPLRDVTVIVGVQHLMGLGIGLMIYAVLRRDGLPAWGAALAAVPGLFDASFLRLEHAVLSDTLFLFLVVAGLALLGWSRRPPVGMCAAGGAALALAALTRTIAAPVLIVVLLLLAVRRFGVRRLAAVAVAGALPLVAYATWNAGVNGRFTLAGGEGVVLWARTMTFADCSVIKPPPEEAPLCPNGAYQSAASEYVWDPAASLNRMPGGRDGNNDLARSFAIRAIVAQPLDYLRAVARDTALTFPWTPVRHPERVTPAFGFSRGEWPLRDDALVRRVRRDYGPSVQALRSAEPYAGFLMAYQYPAYVRGPMIAVILLLGGLGAIVRRSALLPWAAAMVLLVGPVAVLDFDHRYVLPAIPVACLAAALGTAGLVDTVRRHRTRRAEPAPASAQTFESRPSRLSRRA from the coding sequence GTGATTGATCGTCACCGCCTGATAGTTGTGCTGCTGGTGCTCGCCGCGGTGCTGCGGGCCGTCACCATGGCGGGGTACAGCCCGGCGTGGCTGTACTGGTACGACTCGTTCAGCTACCTGGACGTCGCGGCGCGGCCCCGGCCCTCGCTCGGGTTCCACCCGAGCGGCTATCCCCTGTTCCTGTGGCTGCTGCGGCCGTTGCGTGACGTCACGGTCATCGTCGGGGTGCAGCACCTGATGGGGCTCGGCATCGGCCTGATGATCTACGCGGTGCTGCGCCGCGACGGGCTGCCGGCCTGGGGTGCGGCGCTCGCCGCCGTCCCGGGGTTGTTCGACGCGTCGTTCCTGCGGCTGGAGCACGCGGTGCTGTCCGACACGCTTTTCCTCTTCCTGGTCGTCGCGGGGCTCGCTCTGCTCGGGTGGTCACGGCGGCCACCGGTGGGGATGTGCGCCGCAGGCGGAGCGGCGCTGGCACTCGCGGCGCTCACCCGCACGATCGCGGCGCCTGTGCTGATCGTGGTGCTGCTTCTGCTCGCCGTGCGGCGGTTCGGGGTGCGGCGGCTCGCCGCCGTGGCGGTCGCGGGGGCGCTGCCACTGGTCGCGTACGCCACGTGGAACGCCGGAGTGAACGGCAGGTTCACCCTGGCCGGCGGGGAAGGCGTGGTGCTGTGGGCCCGCACCATGACGTTCGCCGACTGCTCGGTGATCAAGCCGCCGCCGGAGGAGGCGCCGCTCTGTCCGAACGGCGCGTACCAGAGCGCGGCGTCGGAGTACGTGTGGGATCCGGCGGCGTCGCTCAACCGCATGCCGGGTGGACGGGACGGCAACAACGACCTCGCGCGGTCGTTCGCGATCCGCGCCATCGTGGCCCAGCCGCTGGACTACCTGCGTGCCGTGGCGCGTGACACCGCGCTGACGTTCCCGTGGACGCCGGTCCGGCATCCCGAGCGGGTCACCCCGGCGTTCGGCTTCAGCCGGGGTGAGTGGCCGCTGCGTGACGACGCGCTGGTGCGCCGCGTGCGGCGGGACTACGGCCCGAGCGTGCAAGCGCTGCGGTCCGCCGAGCCGTACGCCGGGTTCCTCATGGCCTACCAGTACCCGGCCTACGTGCGGGGGCCGATGATCGCGGTGATCCTGCTGCTCGGGGGGCTCGGCGCGATCGTGCGGCGTTCGGCGCTGCTGCCGTGGGCCGCCGCGATGGTCCTGCTGGTGGGGCCGGTGGCCGTGCTGGACTTCGACCACCGGTACGTGCTGCCGGCGATCCCGGTGGCCTGCCTGGCGGCGGCCCTCGGCACGGCGGGGCTTGTGGATACCGTACGGCGGCACCGCACCCGTCGAGCGGAGCCCGCGCCGGCGAGTGCGCAGACCTTCGAATCGCGACCGTCACGCCTCTCGCGGCGTGCCTGA
- a CDS encoding GNAT family N-acetyltransferase, with the protein MSVTFRAARREDVPLIVSMLADDALGARREGDPRDEVYLAAFEAIDADPRQELVVAEHDGTVAGTMQITYIPGLSRRGAERALIEAVRVHAAMRGQGLGRAMMRWAVERARERGCRMVQLTSDKARADAHRFYTSLGFVDSHVGFKLTL; encoded by the coding sequence ATGTCTGTGACCTTCCGCGCCGCGCGCCGCGAGGACGTCCCCCTGATCGTGAGCATGCTGGCGGACGACGCGCTCGGGGCCCGTCGTGAAGGCGACCCGCGAGACGAGGTCTACCTGGCGGCCTTCGAGGCCATCGACGCCGACCCGCGGCAGGAACTGGTCGTCGCCGAGCACGACGGGACGGTGGCCGGCACGATGCAGATCACCTACATCCCCGGCCTGTCACGCAGAGGGGCTGAGCGCGCGCTCATCGAGGCCGTCCGTGTCCACGCCGCCATGCGGGGCCAGGGGCTCGGCCGTGCCATGATGCGCTGGGCCGTGGAACGCGCACGCGAACGCGGCTGCCGCATGGTGCAGCTCACCAGCGACAAGGCACGCGCCGACGCGCACCGCTTCTACACCTCGCTCGGCTTCGTCGACTCCCACGTGGGGTTCAAGCTGACGCTGTGA
- a CDS encoding sigma-70 family RNA polymerase sigma factor, with the protein MGPPDPRKRFEAMYTAHYADLLGYVRRRTESADDAADALAETFTTAWRRLSDVPEGERARLWLYGVARRVLANQRRGASRRTALASRLREELSAWEEDAPAEDTGAIRVAFRRLSPDDRELLSLVSWEGLDTAQIATVLGCSRGAVRVRLHRARKRLAAELQAAQLDLTRYGPRAAALVKGQQ; encoded by the coding sequence GTGGGACCACCCGACCCCCGGAAGCGTTTCGAGGCGATGTACACCGCGCACTACGCGGATCTCCTCGGGTACGTCCGGCGGCGCACCGAGTCGGCCGACGACGCCGCGGACGCGCTCGCCGAGACGTTCACGACGGCCTGGCGCCGCCTCTCCGACGTGCCGGAAGGGGAACGCGCACGGCTGTGGCTGTACGGCGTGGCACGGCGCGTGCTCGCCAACCAGCGGCGCGGGGCCTCGCGGCGCACGGCGCTCGCGTCCCGGCTCCGTGAGGAGCTGTCCGCCTGGGAGGAGGACGCGCCGGCCGAGGACACCGGCGCGATCCGGGTGGCGTTCCGGCGGCTCTCCCCCGACGACCGTGAGTTGTTGTCGCTGGTGAGCTGGGAGGGCCTGGACACGGCGCAGATCGCCACCGTGCTCGGCTGCTCGCGGGGCGCGGTACGCGTCCGGCTGCACCGCGCACGCAAGCGCCTGGCCGCCGAACTGCAGGCCGCGCAGCTCGACCTGACCCGGTACGGCCCGCGGGCCGCCGCGCTCGTGAAGGGGCAACAATGA
- a CDS encoding lysylphosphatidylglycerol synthase transmembrane domain-containing protein, whose translation MTEITERDEADRTAGDQSSVGSSVGSVAGSVALTSGDVPATSAGSAEDTSGERPDGPEETGGPPPGRAFGEAPVVVVEPLLPQRIRRSSDALRFLGTLGALAGVVLLALVAKQTLNGLEQDVTDGTSRAPDLLIGVAGFLAGAAVLAVPAAFAVERVFHRDGVRVAEGLIAAIIGMLGSFVLGEWLAVAGPDDLRILLTGDRTGVEPINTLLTSVVAYVTAVRLSRRPTWRGLMWMAIALDVFALFTAAEATVLGVFVTYLVGLAVGYATLYVVGSPNPRPPGGTVVTALRRLGFVPAKAHRVADDAQGSRRYVVVTTDDRRLDVTVLDRDRQVSGVLYRLWRRIRLNSETRRRAIRSLRAELEREALMAYAAQAAGVRTPRLVGTSEIGTEAALLAYEHLDTRQIADVPDDELTDELLVKVWKQVELLQAHRLAHRRLTGDSIHVDADGEVVLMDARSGEIAAGDLLLRLDVAQLLTYLSLRVGPRRSVASAERVIPKQALAGALPLLQRIALTRGTRAEVTRDKELLPELREQILALTTQVQVEEVRLERFQPRTLVTIIASALAAYFLLSQLSRVNLLQVISTAKWGWGGVALGAAMLSYLAAALMLRGFVPERLPLGRTVLAQFAGSFVKLVAPAAVSGVAINSRYLQKRGIAPGLAVASVGASQLVGLGCHIVLLLLFGYITGSRAAPSLSPSRGLVIVLLSAAVLVLIVLAVPQLRRMLTARVRPLFSGVMPRLLDVLQSPRKLIEGLSGTLLLTFAFVVCLDACVRAFGESLSFTAVAIVFLAGNAIGSAAPTPGGLGAVEASLSLGLTLSGLPGTVATSAVLLFRLLTFWLPVLPGWASFAWLQRHEAL comes from the coding sequence GTGACCGAGATCACGGAACGGGACGAGGCGGACAGGACCGCGGGGGACCAGTCCTCGGTGGGCTCCTCGGTGGGCTCCGTGGCGGGCTCCGTCGCGCTCACCTCCGGCGACGTCCCCGCCACGTCCGCCGGCTCCGCCGAGGACACCTCAGGCGAACGTCCTGACGGTCCGGAGGAGACCGGCGGCCCGCCACCCGGCCGTGCCTTCGGCGAGGCCCCCGTGGTGGTGGTCGAGCCGCTGCTGCCTCAGCGCATCCGCCGCTCGTCCGACGCGCTGCGGTTCCTCGGCACGCTCGGCGCGCTCGCCGGGGTCGTACTGCTGGCCCTGGTCGCCAAGCAGACACTCAACGGCCTGGAGCAGGACGTCACCGACGGCACCAGCCGCGCACCCGACCTGCTGATCGGCGTCGCGGGGTTCCTCGCCGGCGCCGCGGTGCTCGCCGTGCCGGCCGCCTTCGCCGTGGAGCGCGTCTTCCACCGCGACGGCGTGCGCGTCGCCGAGGGCCTGATCGCGGCCATCATCGGCATGCTCGGCTCGTTCGTGCTCGGCGAGTGGCTCGCCGTAGCGGGGCCCGACGACCTGCGGATCCTGCTGACCGGCGACCGCACAGGGGTCGAGCCGATCAACACCCTGCTCACCTCCGTCGTGGCCTACGTCACCGCCGTGCGCCTGTCCCGCCGTCCCACCTGGCGCGGCCTGATGTGGATGGCCATCGCGCTCGACGTCTTCGCGCTGTTCACCGCTGCCGAGGCCACCGTGCTCGGCGTCTTCGTCACCTACCTCGTCGGTCTCGCCGTCGGATACGCCACCTTGTACGTCGTCGGCAGCCCCAACCCCCGGCCTCCCGGCGGCACCGTCGTCACCGCGCTGCGCCGCCTCGGCTTCGTCCCCGCCAAGGCCCACCGCGTCGCCGACGACGCACAGGGCAGCCGCAGGTACGTCGTGGTCACGACCGACGACCGCCGCCTCGACGTCACCGTGCTCGACCGGGACCGCCAGGTCTCCGGGGTCCTCTACCGGCTGTGGCGCCGCATCCGGCTCAACTCCGAGACCCGGCGCCGTGCCATCCGCTCCCTGCGCGCCGAGCTGGAACGCGAGGCCCTCATGGCGTACGCCGCGCAGGCCGCGGGGGTGCGCACCCCGAGGCTCGTCGGCACCAGCGAGATCGGCACCGAGGCCGCGCTGCTGGCGTACGAGCACCTCGACACGCGTCAGATCGCGGACGTGCCGGACGACGAGCTGACCGACGAGCTGCTCGTCAAGGTCTGGAAGCAGGTCGAGCTGCTCCAGGCGCACCGGCTCGCGCACCGCAGGCTCACCGGCGACAGCATCCACGTCGACGCCGACGGCGAGGTCGTGCTCATGGACGCGCGCAGCGGCGAGATCGCCGCCGGCGACCTGCTGCTGCGCCTGGACGTCGCGCAGCTCCTCACCTACCTGTCGCTGCGGGTCGGCCCCCGGCGTTCCGTGGCGAGCGCCGAGCGTGTCATCCCCAAGCAGGCCCTCGCCGGCGCGCTGCCACTGCTCCAGCGCATCGCGCTGACCCGCGGCACCCGCGCCGAGGTGACGCGCGACAAGGAACTCCTGCCGGAACTGCGCGAACAGATCCTCGCGCTCACCACACAGGTGCAGGTCGAGGAGGTGCGGCTGGAGCGGTTCCAGCCGCGCACCCTCGTCACGATCATCGCGAGCGCGCTCGCCGCGTACTTCCTGCTGTCCCAGCTCAGCCGCGTCAACCTCCTGCAGGTCATCTCGACCGCCAAGTGGGGCTGGGGCGGGGTCGCGCTCGGCGCCGCCATGCTCAGCTACCTCGCCGCCGCGCTCATGCTGCGCGGCTTCGTACCGGAACGACTGCCACTCGGCCGCACCGTGCTCGCGCAGTTCGCCGGCTCGTTCGTCAAGCTGGTCGCACCCGCGGCGGTGAGCGGCGTCGCCATCAACTCCCGCTACCTGCAAAAACGCGGCATAGCCCCCGGTCTCGCCGTCGCCAGCGTCGGGGCCTCGCAGCTCGTCGGGCTCGGCTGCCACATCGTGCTCCTGCTGCTGTTCGGCTACATCACCGGCAGCAGGGCCGCGCCGTCGCTCAGTCCCTCACGCGGCCTCGTCATCGTGCTGCTGTCCGCGGCCGTGCTCGTGCTGATCGTTCTCGCCGTGCCTCAGCTGCGGCGCATGCTCACCGCACGCGTCAGGCCGCTGTTCTCCGGCGTCATGCCGCGGCTGCTCGACGTGCTCCAGTCACCCCGCAAGCTCATCGAAGGGCTCAGCGGCACGCTCCTGCTGACCTTCGCCTTCGTGGTCTGCCTGGACGCCTGCGTGCGCGCCTTCGGCGAGTCGCTCAGCTTCACCGCCGTCGCCATCGTGTTCCTCGCCGGCAACGCCATCGGATCGGCCGCACCCACCCCCGGCGGGCTCGGCGCGGTCGAGGCGTCCCTGTCGCTCGGCCTCACCCTGTCCGGGCTGCCGGGCACCGTCGCCACGTCCGCCGTGCTGCTGTTCCGGCTGCTGACCTTCTGGCTCCCTGTGCTCCCCGGCTGGGCCTCGTTCGCCTGGCTCCAGCGCCACGAGGCCCTTTAG
- a CDS encoding prolyl oligopeptidase family serine peptidase, with protein MSSDTPPVAKKVPAERTHHGDTVIDEYSWLTVKDDADTITYLEAENAYTQAVTGHLADLQEDVFQEIKSRTQETDLSVPTRKGGWWYYSRTEEGKQYGIQCRLPALSESPPELTPGKPLDGEQVLVDGNELAGDSPFFAVGTTSVSPDARLLAYSTDFSGNERFTLRFRDLDSGEILPDEIPDVFYGGAWSADGTAFFYTTIDEAWRPYRVHRHIVGTPAGDDVLVYEETDERFWVGIGLTRSERFLVLGAGSKITSEVRILDAEFPTGEFRVVRPRVTGVEYSLDHADGHFFVLHNEGARNFELATAPVDDPATWTPLIEHREDTRLLDVQAFAGHAAVYFRRDGLTGIRVLPQGGAAYEIEFPEAIHSAAPAGNPEFQTSRLRLAYTSMVTPPSVYDYDLASNELILLKRRAVLGGYDSDDYEQFRDWAVAEDGTKVPVSIVRRKGTTGPAPTVLYGYGSYETSIDPSFSVARLSLLDRGLVFAIAHVRGGGEMGRQWYEDGKLLRKKNTFTDFVAVARHMKEAGWSGPVVARGGSAGGLLMGAVVNLAPEVFAGVVAEVPFVDALNTILDPTLPLTVIEWDEWGDPLHNADVYAYMKSYTPYENVDDREYPPILAITSLNDTRVLYHEPAKWVARLRATAGGGPFLLKTEMGAGHGGRSGRYDAWREEAFTLAWILDRAGSADTGETK; from the coding sequence GTGAGCAGCGACACGCCTCCGGTGGCGAAGAAGGTTCCGGCCGAGCGCACGCATCACGGCGACACCGTGATCGACGAGTACTCTTGGCTGACCGTCAAGGACGACGCGGACACCATCACCTACCTCGAAGCGGAGAACGCGTACACGCAGGCCGTCACGGGTCATCTCGCGGATCTTCAGGAGGACGTCTTCCAGGAGATCAAGAGCCGCACCCAGGAGACCGACCTGTCGGTGCCGACCCGCAAGGGCGGGTGGTGGTACTACTCCCGTACCGAGGAGGGCAAGCAGTACGGCATCCAGTGCCGCCTGCCGGCGCTGTCGGAGTCGCCGCCCGAGCTCACCCCCGGCAAGCCGCTCGACGGTGAGCAGGTGCTGGTGGACGGCAACGAGCTCGCCGGCGACAGTCCGTTCTTCGCGGTCGGCACGACGTCGGTGTCCCCGGACGCTCGGCTGCTGGCCTATTCGACCGACTTCAGCGGCAACGAGCGCTTCACGCTGAGGTTCCGTGACCTCGACTCCGGCGAGATCCTTCCGGACGAGATCCCCGATGTCTTCTACGGTGGCGCCTGGTCGGCGGACGGCACCGCGTTCTTCTACACCACGATCGACGAGGCGTGGCGGCCGTACCGTGTGCACCGCCACATCGTCGGCACGCCGGCCGGCGACGACGTGCTGGTCTACGAGGAGACCGACGAGCGGTTCTGGGTCGGCATCGGGCTGACCCGCAGTGAGCGTTTCCTCGTGCTGGGTGCCGGCAGCAAGATCACCAGTGAGGTCCGCATCCTCGACGCGGAGTTCCCCACCGGTGAGTTCCGGGTCGTGCGGCCCCGGGTCACCGGGGTCGAGTACTCGCTCGACCACGCGGACGGCCACTTCTTCGTGCTGCACAACGAAGGCGCGCGCAACTTCGAGCTGGCCACGGCCCCCGTCGACGACCCGGCGACCTGGACGCCTCTCATCGAGCACCGCGAGGACACGCGGCTGCTCGACGTGCAGGCGTTCGCCGGTCATGCGGCGGTGTACTTCCGCAGGGACGGCCTCACCGGCATCCGGGTGCTGCCGCAAGGCGGCGCGGCGTACGAGATCGAATTCCCCGAGGCGATCCACAGCGCGGCGCCGGCGGGGAATCCCGAGTTCCAGACGAGCAGGTTGCGGCTGGCGTACACCTCCATGGTCACGCCGCCTTCGGTGTACGACTACGACCTCGCCTCGAACGAGCTGATCCTGCTGAAGCGCCGCGCCGTGCTCGGTGGTTACGACTCTGACGACTACGAGCAGTTCCGCGACTGGGCCGTGGCGGAGGACGGCACCAAGGTGCCGGTCTCGATCGTGCGCCGGAAGGGGACGACGGGCCCAGCGCCGACCGTTCTGTACGGATACGGTAGTTATGAGACGTCGATCGACCCGTCGTTCTCCGTGGCCAGGCTCAGCCTGCTCGACCGGGGTCTCGTGTTCGCCATCGCTCATGTGCGCGGCGGCGGCGAGATGGGCCGCCAGTGGTACGAGGACGGCAAGCTGCTGCGTAAGAAGAACACGTTCACCGACTTCGTGGCGGTGGCGCGGCACATGAAGGAGGCCGGCTGGTCGGGGCCGGTCGTGGCGCGAGGTGGTTCGGCCGGTGGGCTGCTCATGGGGGCCGTGGTCAACCTCGCGCCTGAGGTGTTCGCCGGTGTGGTGGCCGAGGTGCCGTTCGTCGACGCGTTGAACACGATCCTCGACCCGACGCTGCCGCTCACGGTGATCGAGTGGGACGAATGGGGCGACCCTCTGCACAACGCCGATGTCTACGCGTACATGAAGTCGTACACGCCGTACGAGAACGTCGACGACCGGGAGTATCCCCCGATTCTGGCCATCACCAGCCTGAACGACACCCGCGTTCTCTACCATGAGCCGGCCAAGTGGGTGGCCCGGCTGCGTGCCACGGCCGGTGGTGGCCCGTTCCTGCTCAAGACCGAGATGGGGGCCGGTCACGGCGGCCGCAGCGGCAGGTACGACGCCTGGCGTGAGGAGGCCTTCACCCTGGCGTGGATACTCGACCGCGCGGGATCGGCGGACACGGGAGAGACGAAGTGA